CGaaaaatggaaacaaatttttgattaaagtGGTGatatcatttttataataaaacgtgACAAAGTTGTTAATTTTTGCTCAAATTGCCACCGTAAGGCCTGGTAACTCGTGAGTATATTACGTTATTTCACGTTCACCCCTTAtacattttgatatttaatttcaactaattttcaataaaaacatagttcattctTCAACAAAAGCTTCATGAATCAACatgtcaaactttgcgcaaaatttaagaaaattcatcaaaattattGACTTTGTAATcagaatatttcgaaaacttttgagtatgtagttttatccccattaaattttagtgtataAAATGAAAGTTTGAAGCGCTCAAATATCGGGTTTTAAATGgacaaaatgttagaaaaaaaaattctacaaaatcaAATCTGAATTCCCACATAATTGCACCGCAATTGGATGATAATTGTTTTATAGCGTAAACAGACGGGGGCGTTAATGACACTAACAGACGGTTGTTACGCGGATAAGTGAACTGCTGATTTGTTGGAAAGTTCTGACAGTAAAAGATGGATCGCAGGCGGCAAATACGGATATAGGCTGCCctgattctaaaaaaattatttattaaaaaaaatctgaaattgcTATTTCTCAAACTTATccgaaatattaaaacaattaatgttaataataaataaaatataaataatagatatcaattgttattttttggcaatttttccaTGCAACATTTTCCTAATCCTCTTAAATTATGAAAACTAAGTCTAATTGTCAATCCtcattagttgcacttaattcctgaaataatcctaattaaaTCGTCAATCCCGATTAACGTCACCGTCTGTCTAGACTATTAGTGTTCTTAATACTGTGTAATTCGAAAAAATCATtattcaatcaaaaaaaaaaaagaaaccccGCAAACTTATTAATTTAAGCAGAGGGGCCTCATGTGCTTTTGCTGGGCCATTTGTTGTGTTGCAagtgtacacattttttatgttttatatgagtaatttaaatttttataaccaAAATTTGGTGTGTGAAAATTTTCTGGACTACCAAGGAATATCAGGAAAACGGAAACTTGTGAAATAAATGTAGTCAAATGTACCGTATCCTTACCTTAAATTTACAAACAGATTTAAATTTCATAGGTTCGCCTGTTAGATATTCTTGGGGCGTAACTGCATTAGCAAAGATGTCCAGAAGAAAGGCACCGGAACATGGCGCATGAACACGAAAGGCTACAATATTTCCAATGACCGATTGCATAACAAAACGCTTTAGAGACACACCGTCGTAAGAGTCCTCGTCGCTGTCGTAAAACTTCAGATTGTAGTGAAAAATCAGGCAGCTCTGCATATCGGTAGGCATAGCAATACGAACAGTGGCTGCACCTGTGAATTGGTGTTTCAGTACGGCtaataataaactaataaaaccACAAAATTGCAAAACTCACCCGTGTCATCAGTGAAAACTACGGCTCCATAGCCCTCATCCGCGAAGTGTAATCCGTAGCGGAAGAAAAGTGAACGCACAAATGGTAGATTTTCGAATTCCCGCAAAGTTATGGGTCTTTTAAGTAGTTGCCACTCTTCTTGTAGGGGGAAAAATTCGTAGATGAATTCTCGTGGATCCGTCAGGAAATAGTGATCATCATATTCATATCTGTCGAGACATACAataattaatgtttttcaatCGTGTACgtacgtttatatgtatgtgtaatcaCCTTAAGCTGTCGTTCTTCCCACGACCGGTCTTGGGCGCTTCCTTTGCGTTGACCAAATGTCGAGCGCCCCAATTACATTGGACGAAGCGCCATGCTCCTGCCACGTATACAGCATTCCAAGAGTTGCGGAATCGAGAATCCTGGAATTTGACACCTGGCTGGTATCCCGCACTTTTCGAATAGCCTTTGATCACTACACAGTGCAGACCGGCGTAGCTGCAGAGACGCTTAAACAGTACATGGTAGCTTTCTGTGCCGTATTTGATACCCCGCAGTAAGCCCATTGGCGTATCCCCACGCAAGTCATCATCGAAATGCATTGCATTTAAGTTTTTAACAGTTATCCAACGGAAAATCGTTCGAGCTTTTTCAATGTCTGTGGTGCAACGACCGACTAGCTGTCGTACCAAGTCCGTAAAAGTCTTCTGATCCTCTTGAGCCAcctagaaatcaaaaaaattaaaacgaaacaTTTTTATTCTCGTCAATATGCAGTTATTTTGAAGTTAATAGCTCACCGATATTGCAATGCGGTCGACATCTTCGAATTCAATGGGATCGGTATATATTTGGAATTTGCTAACAGCAGGAGGAGCTGGTACTGGTGCCACCATGGGATATTCTAGGGGGACGGCTCCTTCGTCAAATTCATCATCTAGAAATATGCTCTCATTTTGCATATATTCCGAACGACGCGCACTGATCAACTCCAACATTTCACTCGATTGACGATCTACCAATGCAGCTGTTTCATATCTCTCGTGTTCCAGCATTTTTCGTGTAatactttctttctttttactgCGTCGCAGTGTCATATTCTTTTCTAGATCTTCCTTTTGCTGTTCGTGCCGTAGCGTCAGCATATTCTGTTCATCGCGATTGCGTCGCGAAGTGGATAGTTCCTTTTCGAACTTGTGTGTGAGACGCTGCAGCTCGCGCTCCCATTCGTCTTGGAATTCGGATTGTATTTTACGATCCTCCTCCTCCCGTTTACGTGCAAATTTTCGGTATAAATCATCTTCCTCCTTGCGATGTTTCATCTCAAGATGTGCTTGCTCCTCGCGTGCCTATTTTGTGTAATTAACCAAGAATCGGCATGCACAAGCGAATGAGCAGAGATCAAGTAATTTTATATAGTAAataatacatgtatgtatgcaaatttattttgaatatactTATGGAAACGCTGgagttatatttatatacaacattacattacattttaaGTATTTGAATCCACCATattcaattttcattaattcgccagaaaataatatttaaaaataggtgACTACCATTAAATTACtacgccgccgtagccgaatggcttggtgcgagactaccattcggaattcagagagagaacgtcggttcgaatctcggtgaaacaccaaaattaagaaaaagttttttctaatagcggtcgcgcctcggcaggcaatggcaaacctccgagtgtatttctgtcatgaaaaagctcctcataaaaatatctgtcgttcggagtcggcttgaaactgtagatccctctatttgtggaacaacatcaagacgcatatcaCAAAtataaggaggagctcggccaaaacaccaaaaaaggatgtacgcgtcaattatacatacatagcaacatatgtatgtatgtaacctaCCAGGGTACATGTTATCTGTCAGTAATACCGAGTAGTCAGCCATAATAGAGGCAAatggtaggttaggttaggttataaagGAGATGAAGAACATCTAAATTGTTTGGATGAAACATATTTGAATAGGTTATTTAATAATAGAATCACGGTTACAAAGTGAATGGTTTGACAATATATGGTACCTGGTCGAAAAGACTGCTTACGGTTCTGTACTGATGGTTTAAAGCTTGACGATAGAGTTGGCTTTGGCGTCTGCTGTAAGAAGCCAAAAGTTAGCctttcggctcgtcttcctaatcactgtagcgtatttcaggctgaaattcAAGCCATTAATGAAACAGTTGGCTGGTTAGGccaaactatatatttttttgatagccAAACGGCGATTTATCTCTTGGTGAGGCTGTCACAGTGTCGGGAATCTCTTATTCCCATTCTCTCTTACATTTAATATGGATATCAGGGCATAGTGACATACAAGGAAATCgtaaggcagacaaattagACGAGAGGACACTACCACTCGCCTCTCTCTTGTAATGAAGATGGTAGGTATGCCCctctcaacctacaaactgCGCGCTAAAAGTCGCATTGTCACTTCAGCCAACAAGAGATGCATTGATAGTCTGATATACCGCTACAAAAAACATTTCGCCAGAATGGGACGCCAGGCGTTCAAAGCCGCTATTTAATTGGTCAAAGAAAAACGACACTATGatagttgctttgatcacaggccaCTGTCTCCTAGGTGGACATGCGCAAAGATTGAATGTACCTCATtttgactattgcagaagctgcaagaatgaggagaAGGAAGAATCTGTTAGACACCTTCCCTGCCACCGTCCCGCGTGGTATAccactaggtttagatactttggcttatcgttcttgaatgatattgatgaccttagggatataagagtcagccagatcaatggtTTTGCACTTAAAACGAAATGGTATATTGAGGAGTGGCAGGCAATAtgctactgtggtatcacaatggatcggaACGGTCGCTTACAtcatgggtgtttggccgagctcttccttttATGTCTGGCGTACGTCTTCTTgctgttattccacaaatggagtgacccaCAGTTTTAAGTAGACTAAGATATTTTTGAGAAGCTTTTccagggcagaaatacactcggaggattgccgttgcttgccgaggagcgaccgctattagaaaaaactgtttttataattttggtgtctcatgcacggaaatttgaacctacgcacttccgaatggtagtcacgcgccaccccattcggctacggtgctCGCCTAAAGAGGTAGGCTTTGTTGTGTACAGAAGTAATATTCAAAAGTTTGCTGATTTTCCTGGTCCTGAAGTGAAgagatttatcaaaaaaaaaaaatcagtaacatTGTATTTGTTGAAAAGTACACACCTTTCCCGGAGGCACAATACTCCATACATTCCATTTTGCAGAAAAACCCTTCGAACAGCCGATGGTAGGCATAATTACCATTTATTCATTATATTCGACCGGCAGTAGGCTTATATGTAAAGCTCGGCTGCTATCGGTGAGGGCCTGATTTTAAGGTGCCAGTAGTGGCGCATTAAGTGGCGtacaaaaatatacatttcttgGAGTGGTGCTTGGCTCCAACAACGACCCAACAATCGCCATACAAGACAGGTTACAAACAGCAAACATGGCATACTTTACGCATATAAAGCTTTTGAAATCCAAACTCCTGTCAATAAACCAATCATCAGCTTGTGAGGTGTGGACAATGAATGACGTGAAAAAACAGCAACATTCGAAAGGAAAataccgaaaaaaaaatataatacaccaTAGATACAACTCTGAACTTGAGCTCCTCATTCAAGGGCAAAAcatcataaaatacataaaagctCGCTCAACGAAAACGTTGGCTTGGACACGTAGAAAGAATGCCAGAATAAGAGCACTAAGACGAGTCTTCAAGAACCACCGTACAGGAAGAAAACTAagggcggaccacttcctgtgcgtctgccccgccttcgctcgaatcaggtttgaggtctttggcactgatgtgttaagaagcgaccatcttgcttcttggcaccacaagatctactcagatttcttcggagaccaggtagatttaaagaaaattaaaagggaatccaagtgtagtacatcTAGTccatggacttaattaatgtctgagtgctgcacttgctagttgtcccgacaaaaaaaaaaaaaaaagaccaaAGAAAAGATAGGTAGGTGCAGTAATCTACGACTTCAGACAGAAGTAGTGGTCCATCCAGGACTGTCATgccaaggaaaaaagaaaagtggCGCTTTCAATGAACTAAATATTTCCAAGTTCTAGGCTTTGCTTAAGGTTAAAAGATTAAGAAAACCTTAGGTGCGGTGCTTTGTTTAAATCGATCAGTATCGATCCACTGAAAGATTTTTAGcgatttaaattatattattcttCAAGAGTGCGCGTAAAATAGCCCTTGGCCCAAATCAAATACCGAATATCTGCAATTCgttatttaagtaaattttactaCATTTAAAAATGGTTTAAGTAATTTCTTGGAAACAGTAGCTTACTCATATGCACGTTGGATTCCTTTCTCTATTTCCCACCTTCTAAAATGTCCCTTGCCCTCTCCTACTGCATTTGCTGATGCGCATTGTTAACTTagctaattataattttttgcttgaGTGGGTTGCAGTAGTCGGAGTAGTATTGCAACGGCCTGCACCAACGGTTTGCCTAGGGTATTCCGGCACTTGTTCTACAGTTTTTATGTTTGGTTAAATTACTTAGTATTAGTCAGCGACTGCCAGTGGGACTACTACTGACTGCGCCATACTGGACGCGGACTGTGCGCGTGCGTATGCCAGCCATTGAGTGAGGTTGCAAATACGAGTATGTTCGTATATCGCAGCCACTGCATTGTTGGCTAGTTGCATTCATGCGAATTGACTCTGTAGCAAATAAACagttaataaaaatagcaacatAGAATAATGGTAACTGTTGttcctgttgctgctgctgtgttAGTCTGCCAATCAGTCAGTCAGGCAGTGAAGCGTTAGTTTTCCCCAAATAGGTCGAGCCATGTGTGTGAATAACGGGTTTTCACATAGGCCCaacattgctttttgttttttagtaaggTGCAACGTTGTGGATTTTTGATTTATTGCTGAAATGcagttactatttttttaatttaaactatcAAATCTTTTTCAAGAAATCTTTACTCAGGTTGTTATGTCTTTAACTatgtaataaatgtaaataataaatttataattcttgTAAACAAGTCAGTTGTTGTTCGCTGAGAATTCGGCATGTATCTTCTAATTTAAGAATTACAATAGCCAGTCGTAGCGGAAAAAACTGATACGATATAATTGGAGAAATATTTTGTGGAGGGATAAATCCAGAATCGTACAAGAGGATCTCGCCAATATGTGTGACGACCTGCTAATTCCGGGTACAACATGAAATACCCAACCAAAACTATTAAACATGGAGTGTCATTAGCTCAAGTATTAAGGTTTGGgcatgtttttcattttatggaGTTGGACCGATAGACTGGATGAAGGAAACCAAGGATCGTACTTTGTACGTTCGAATTCTGGAGGAAATCATGCTACCGTATGCTCGCGTGGAAATGCCACTGCTTTGGGTTCTCCAACAGCACAATGATCTAAAGCATACAAGCAAGTTGGCATAGCAGTGGATTCAGAGAAATAGGGTTGCGGTTATGAAATGCCCTGCACAGTCTTCAGACCTCAATCCAATAGAGATTTGTGGTGTGATGTGAAGAAGGCAGTTGCTGATGCTCATCCAACAAATAGTAATCAGCTTTGGGTAACAGTAGAGCGGACATGGAAGTAGATGTCTTAGGAACAATGTGGAAATCTCGATTTGTTGTGGTAATATCGAACAGAGGATAGGTGACTAAatactaattattattataattgtcTTTCCTTTAAATCtgatctttaatttattttaaaggttttttttattcaagaaaaTCATACTACTATTTTTTTGACCGCCTATATGCAAGAGTTcgtatgaaatttaattttaatggcgATATAATTTTCTAAGTGTATTTTCCTGATTTTATTGTTAACAGTCAGAAttccttaaaacaaaaacaatacaaatatttaacataaaaaaatcttatttctttttcatttcttttccaCTGTGTGGGaactaatattattttgactgCAGCTGTATATCAATGCCTCGATGTATGatactttgtttttttggtgcatCGACTTTTATGTTTACAATACTGGAATCATTTTCTATGCATACAAATTATTCATAGACCGAACATATAAACAGTCTCCCTGACTTTGTGACAGCCACTTCAGCCTAAACTCAATGATTCAAGAGATAAGAGTAGCCAATGGGAGATGAAGGAAATTATGATGATGAAGCCACTCTGATCTCGATCCTTCTTCTTGTTTTTAGGTACAAACTTTAAAAGTAAAAGGGAAACGAACCGGCCCTCATGACTTTATAGTACAATACTTTTTGGGTTCTAAAAAGTTCGTTTTCAAATGCCCCGAAATCCTATTTGCAATCTCATTATCCATAGTAGCCGAGCTcagcaaagcgcgccagtcgtttcgttCGGATGCTAAGCGGCGCCAATTAAAAATTCTAAGCTAAACCAAGCTTTTCTCCACTTCGAACATCGCAGTGGAgatctttctctttctctgctaccatcCTCGCGCATCGTATCGAAGCTTTCCGAAGCCGTCGAATCTAAATTCGCTGGTAACTACACTTTTTTACTTATCATAAACATAATTATGTGTGTATTCGAATTTCAATCTGTTCAGTTTCCAAATAATGACGATCATTCAAGTTCAAGATCATTTGGCAAATTGAATGAAACTTGTGATTCATTTGCGTTAACATCATTAATTCGAGTGTCATTAGCAGTTCAAGTAATCGGTAATTGTGCACCTTCTGTGAAAAACACCCCCACACCAGTGATTCGGAAGTGGAGCTGACGAATATGAAACTGAAAGTATTTGCTAATTTGTGAACACATTGAACTGTTAAACGACGCCATATAAAGGGAATGCCCACGTATTTCAATAAATGCTTAGCTACCAATGGCGATCACTTGTGAGTAATTGAAATATTCACTGAAAgtgatttttgtaaaattgtaacGGTGCATATCACACACCCTCTTCATATTTGCTTCAGattgttgaataaataaaaaaaaatattttataagcaaaaCATAGACTTAAGAATCGATCGATTGTTTGCATTGTTAGAAATAATTTCGTTTGCGTTGAGGCAAAGCAATGATTTATTGCCATGAAAATCTCCTTTTTAAGGCACCAAAGAgtgttttagttatttttttattgttagtaATGCCAACTTAATTCCCAGTATTCATAAATAATATGCTGCATTCTCATCTACCGAAAGGTCAGGGAACTGGCTTTGGTTTGGCTTGGTTTTTAATAAGATTTGAAGCTGCATAAGACCGCAGAAGAAGAAATGTCAGGCCAAGTGACGAACAAAAACAGCTTTGACTTTTCTGGCCTCTCTTTTCCCTAAATGTGCGTCTTTTCCACAATGTGTGTACATTGCTCTGCACAGTTATATAGAGCGGGGTTGGATGACCCAATAAAGCTGCCATATTTTGCCAGAAGGGAAAGGTTACCTTAGAGCTCATCAAAATGTGTGAAAAGATCTAAAAATTGGAGAAAAGTACAACTCAACTAAAAACTGGCTGGAAAATATAAGACAGGTATTTGTAGTTTAGGCTTACATGGCTGGCATTCCTGACAGAGACCCATTCATCTTTCAAGCTACATGTGTAACTTTACCGTTTGTAAGAGTTGAACCAATAGTAAATGAATTACATAATCGTACAATAATCCTAATATACCTAAATTATTGCAGGCAAGTAGTAATTACATGAATACTATTAGATTGGCGGATGTAATGCGTTTACactcattttgttttgtttgagcGGGGAGGTAAGGTTTTAAATGCCTTCGCACTGTCAGGGACCGTCGTCTGCTGCGTCGAGTGATGtgtcactaaaacaatccctcctctatCTCTCCTGGATTTCCTCTACCCCAGAACTACGGTAGTATTTCATAAAATGCGGAGAAGATCCCAGTAGGAGTTCTGATAAAAACTGTTTCATCTACTCTCTCTGCGTCCAGGATCGCCAGTACGGAGCCAGCATCATTAGGTGGGCTAAGGTTAGCATGTCGGTTAAGCATTTCTGTGCATGTCAAGTTTTTAGGTGCCCAGGACTCGTTCTATGTACGTCCAAATTGGCTGCCAATTTTCCGCGCTTTCTACCATTTTTTCGATGATTTTGTCTGCTTTTAAGGGACCCAGACTGCCTTCGATAGCTTTGCGATCTAATTTCCATCTCTCATATTTGAGGAATGTGTGATCTGCATCGTCAATAGGTGCATCTCCGTAGATGAAGTTCGTGGCTTCCGTTTTCCCTAGTTTGTttagatatttttgaaaacacccATGTTCAGATAACATCTCCGTAATCTCACCTCTCCAAACTGTCTGCCATACCATCTATCCTTGTTTTGTTATCTATGTTTGGTATAAATATTGCTGTCCATCTGCCTTTCGTCTGTGATCCCCAGCACTCTTGCCATATTTGCAGTGTCTTTGCTCTAATTTATTGCCTTGCGCTGTTAGTAAGGGCGCATGTATGGTCCTTTTTAAGGATCCACAGTTCTTTTCATTCTTTCACTAGAAAATCTATAGGTATCGTGTTGCTGATGATACCTTGCGGTACGCTGAAGCAACAAGGAGGGAAGCAGTTTTTTGCGATGCTATAAAAACTTCTTAGTTTATTCATAgctgaatatttattttgaattattgtTAAACTCaactaaaaattcgaaaaaacttAAACTCaactaaaaatatgtaaacaactacataggtatataatagacaatacagaaaaaattcaccagacacatagatttttattttttatttattttatttcttgataATTTCATGCGTTGAAAAGTTAAACTCTTGAGATGAACTGATAAGAGTTATGAAGttctttttttggtaaaaaagtgttctcattaattaaaaaaattctcttaACAATGTTCGTATAAGAATGTCTTCTAAGAGGTGATAATCTTTCCcaaagatttttgaaaaatggtacAATTAACTTCTTTTAGAAGGCAAGACGATATTTCATATACTTGTAGCTCAAGACCTACAAAAAATAACCGcttgaaaattgaataaaaacttgtattaaaaaattgttcatgtcATTAAGTAATTTATAAgaactatataaataaatattaataccgataacaatatcagccttgaaatccaacgtagaatctctcttgccaacaagttcaactttggactaagtaggcaattgagcagaaaagtcctctctcgacgaacaaaaccaacactctacaaggctctcttcatgcccgtcctaacgtatggtgcagaagcgtggacggtgacaacatccgatgaagcgacgcttggagtgtttgagagaaagatttttggacctttccacgttggcaacggcgaatatcgcagacgatggaatgatgagttgtatgagctttacgacgacatagacatagcgcagcgaataaagacccacggctacgctggctggctcatatcgtccgaatggatccaaacgctccggctctgaaagtattcgatacggtaccagctggtggtagtagaggaagaggaaggcctcctttacgttggaaagatcaggtggagaaggacttgacttcacttggtgtgtccaattagcgccgcttagcacgagaaagaaacgacgaaaagcgctttgttaaacttggccaaaatcgcgtaagcggttatcgcgccaattgagaagaatatataaataaatattaattttaaaatctaaaatattttggtCTGTGGTATGAGGAATGTATTTAGTTTTGTATTTACGGCGGTGGCCCAACGACTGGGTTTGTGCTCGACTACCATTTGGTAGCGTCCAGGTTTGAAGCccgctgttgttttttttaatagcagtgaccatgaaaaaactcctcataaaaaaccacctACTGTTCAGAGGCGGCGTAAAACCGTCCCTCCAATTGTGGcaaaaacatcaagatgcataccacaaataggaggaggagctcggtcaaacaaccAAAATGGGAATAAAAGAATGTTCACATGTGCAGCGATTAGCAATGGATCCAGAAAATTTAATCGAACCGTTCCCATGTGGCAGATTAGCTGCAAGTTTTACCATGAGCTGTCAAGactgttttgaaaggtttttctccatagaaattggtttggttgaatgtttttggtt
The sequence above is drawn from the Anastrepha obliqua isolate idAnaObli1 chromosome 4, idAnaObli1_1.0, whole genome shotgun sequence genome and encodes:
- the LOC129245084 gene encoding hillarin gives rise to the protein MYRPNFYESTCLRCNEIVYQVDRVGPLKDFTFFHSGCFKCVHCGTKLTLKTYFNNQHKQDDKEVYCSSHVPKSGPGHLDQTSVGIRQALNAPRTNKYVNEQIRGTRNEVDGGLGSRQSTPNGYGSRDVSSPSQNDSDYKYGRFDASALHIAHALKQTEIQKAYNKMREKPIDFYLAREEQAHLEMKHRKEEDDLYRKFARKREEEDRKIQSEFQDEWERELQRLTHKFEKELSTSRRNRDEQNMLTLRHEQQKEDLEKNMTLRRSKKKESITRKMLEHERYETAALVDRQSSEMLELISARRSEYMQNESIFLDDEFDEGAVPLEYPMVAPVPAPPAVSKFQIYTDPIEFEDVDRIAISVAQEDQKTFTDLVRQLVGRCTTDIEKARTIFRWITVKNLNAMHFDDDLRGDTPMGLLRGIKYGTESYHVLFKRLCSYAGLHCVVIKGYSKSAGYQPGVKFQDSRFRNSWNAVYVAGAWRFVQCNWGARHLVNAKEAPKTGRGKNDSLRYEYDDHYFLTDPREFIYEFFPLQEEWQLLKRPITLREFENLPFVRSLFFRYGLHFADEGYGAVVFTDDTGAATVRIAMPTDMQSCLIFHYNLKFYDSDEDSYDGVSLKRFVMQSVIGNIVAFRVHAPCSGAFLLDIFANAVTPQEYLTGEPMKFKSVCKFKICCEELQTVMVPLPDCASGEWGPTKATRLFGLIPITHQDPLIFAGRGLDLQFRMSRPLTDFMATLHKNGIEEKKLSKYVTHSTLDDIVTFIINFPEEGQYGLDIYTREAGAMAAHHSNSSSSGEKHLLTHCCKYLINSSKRN